The proteins below come from a single Azospirillum sp. B510 genomic window:
- a CDS encoding helix-turn-helix domain-containing protein, producing MSDDLKRRIGKRLRALRESRALSQEDVAAAIDRSVETVSNIERGRVLAALETLDRLSRRLDVPLVDFFDDGEAVVSPARAATDMRLREVLRGLSDREAEVALRQVEALTLLHPDGKRP from the coding sequence ATGAGCGATGACCTGAAACGCAGGATAGGAAAACGGTTGCGGGCCTTGCGCGAGAGCCGAGCCCTCAGCCAAGAGGATGTGGCTGCGGCGATCGACCGCAGCGTCGAGACGGTGAGCAACATCGAGCGGGGCCGGGTGCTTGCGGCGCTGGAGACGCTCGACCGCCTGTCGCGCCGCCTGGACGTGCCGCTGGTCGACTTCTTCGACGACGGCGAGGCGGTGGTGTCACCGGCCCGGGCCGCCACCGACATGCGGCTGCGCGAGGTGCTGCGCGGCCTGAGCGACCGGGAGGCCGAGGTGGCGCTTCGGCAGGTCGAGGCCCTGACCCTGCTGCATCCGGACGGCAAGCGGCCATAG
- a CDS encoding thioredoxin family protein: protein MPSVFSAAVRIGAILFTAAPAFAASVTMLGVSPLQAQSYGFAVGDRLPVFRYHGEDGVAHRTDEFRGRWFLFKRGADWCVPCLAERPGLDAFMRVHPEVPVVMIVAVSRASPAGADPQRQMQRDVAHQRSHGFDPRIVAVQDGRQPSQDELPAPKEIEPVPLTAVIDPNGVIAALWTTTHRYERFHERKGIAGRREPRFGDYVEAVLLCKGAALSTVGEESRTLARSLDASCS, encoded by the coding sequence ATGCCGTCCGTCTTCTCTGCCGCTGTTCGGATCGGCGCCATCCTGTTCACCGCGGCGCCGGCGTTCGCAGCTTCCGTGACGATGCTAGGGGTTTCGCCGCTCCAGGCCCAATCCTATGGCTTCGCCGTCGGCGATCGGCTGCCCGTCTTCCGCTATCACGGCGAGGACGGCGTCGCCCATCGCACCGACGAGTTCCGGGGCCGCTGGTTCCTGTTCAAGCGCGGTGCCGACTGGTGCGTGCCCTGTCTGGCGGAGCGCCCGGGGCTGGACGCCTTCATGCGGGTCCATCCCGAGGTCCCCGTGGTGATGATAGTGGCGGTCAGCCGGGCCAGCCCCGCCGGTGCCGACCCGCAGCGGCAGATGCAGCGCGACGTCGCCCACCAGCGTAGCCACGGCTTCGACCCACGCATCGTCGCGGTCCAGGACGGCCGCCAACCAAGCCAGGACGAGCTGCCGGCGCCCAAGGAGATCGAACCGGTGCCGTTGACCGCCGTCATCGATCCCAATGGCGTCATCGCCGCGCTGTGGACCACGACCCACCGCTACGAGCGCTTCCACGAGCGCAAGGGCATCGCCGGCCGGCGGGAGCCTCGCTTCGGCGACTATGTCGAGGCGGTGCTGCTCTGCAAGGGAGCCGCCCTGTCCACCGTCGGCGAGGAGTCCCGGACGCTCGCCCGCAGCCTCGACGCCTCTTGTTCCTGA
- a CDS encoding CAP domain-containing protein codes for MVNIYTPTAQDGLSSAEIVLYDQLMDYRAQLGLPAIPLSKALTTTAARHVVDIADNLGTAVPDQSPGESRAHSWSDAAYNAKDATSYGAMWGAPARLGTGYAGYGFENLITGTGSVVRGTPEQTASVLLTAWKMSPSHNAVMTNQGDWKPYSWNAVGVAVYKNSAAIWFGREADPTGGPAIDGFDPLRYLAGNADLARVIGTDSAAARSHYIQSGAREGRSTTAFNPYQYLAGYGDLMAAFGSDAQAAGIHYIQSGLREGRSATAFNADAYLASNPDLLAAFGSDRNAASRHYIDSGRAEQRRLDGFDATAYERANPDIAAAFGADLTAATRHYVEYGYREHRRTAVQPVAAQGAPLAGPGADSLQSSAPVEESDPMIGRLGEAPVDLTWTAGMLAAPLAAPLSGIGMGAFPRSDAQGLTLAFAGPV; via the coding sequence ATGGTGAACATTTACACTCCCACCGCCCAGGACGGCCTGAGCAGCGCCGAGATCGTCCTCTACGACCAGTTGATGGACTACCGGGCCCAGTTGGGGTTGCCGGCCATCCCGCTGTCGAAGGCCCTGACCACCACCGCGGCCCGCCACGTCGTCGACATCGCCGACAATCTCGGCACCGCCGTGCCCGACCAATCGCCGGGCGAGAGCCGTGCCCACAGCTGGAGCGATGCCGCGTACAACGCCAAGGACGCGACCAGCTATGGCGCGATGTGGGGGGCGCCGGCGCGTCTGGGCACCGGCTATGCCGGCTATGGCTTCGAGAATCTCATCACCGGGACCGGCAGCGTCGTGCGTGGCACGCCGGAGCAGACGGCCTCCGTGCTCCTCACTGCCTGGAAGATGAGCCCCAGCCACAACGCCGTCATGACGAACCAGGGCGATTGGAAGCCCTACAGCTGGAACGCGGTCGGCGTCGCCGTCTATAAGAACTCGGCGGCGATCTGGTTCGGCCGCGAGGCCGATCCCACCGGGGGTCCCGCCATCGACGGCTTCGACCCGCTGCGCTACCTCGCCGGCAATGCCGACCTCGCCCGGGTGATCGGCACCGACAGCGCCGCCGCGCGGTCGCATTACATCCAATCCGGTGCCCGCGAAGGCCGGTCGACGACCGCTTTCAACCCCTACCAGTATCTTGCCGGCTATGGCGACCTGATGGCCGCCTTCGGCAGCGACGCCCAGGCGGCCGGGATCCATTACATCCAGTCCGGCCTGCGGGAGGGACGCAGCGCGACGGCGTTCAATGCGGACGCCTATCTCGCCTCGAACCCCGACCTTTTGGCCGCCTTCGGCTCCGACCGCAATGCCGCCTCCCGGCATTACATTGATTCCGGCCGGGCAGAGCAGCGCCGTCTCGATGGCTTCGACGCCACGGCATACGAGCGGGCCAATCCCGACATTGCCGCCGCCTTCGGCGCCGACCTGACGGCGGCGACGCGCCATTATGTCGAGTACGGCTACCGCGAGCACCGCAGGACCGCCGTCCAGCCGGTCGCTGCCCAGGGGGCTCCGTTGGCCGGACCGGGTGCCGACAGCTTGCAGTCCTCGGCTCCGGTGGAGGAGAGCGACCCGATGATCGGACGGCTGGGCGAGGCGCCCGTCGACCTCACCTGGACAGCTGGGATGCTCGCCGCTCCCTTGGCGGCCCCGTTGTCGGGGATCGGGATGGGAGCGTTCCCCCGCTCCGATGCACAGGGCCTGACGCTCGCCTTCGCCGGGCCGGTCTGA
- a CDS encoding rhodanese-like domain-containing protein — protein sequence MTRLKWAAVTLCAATLSLAACQTSRPVDRSQLAGIALADRAYADEAADWGISPRGTLLVGGYHARTPTAVPGARTIATADLLRLLTTDPSVVLVDVLGGSAHPGLPQSVWLVDAGLGKGFDDPLQAKLGERLAQLTGGDRQRPVVFYCLSAECWLSYNASLRAVALGYRSVLWYRGGIEAWRAAGLPMAPAIGGW from the coding sequence ATGACCAGATTGAAGTGGGCTGCCGTTACGCTGTGTGCCGCCACCTTGTCGCTGGCGGCATGCCAGACCTCCCGTCCCGTCGACCGCTCCCAGCTTGCGGGCATCGCCCTGGCCGACAGGGCGTATGCCGATGAGGCGGCCGACTGGGGCATTTCGCCGCGCGGCACGCTGCTGGTCGGCGGCTATCACGCCCGCACGCCGACGGCGGTTCCGGGCGCGCGGACCATCGCGACCGCGGACCTCTTGCGGCTGCTCACCACCGACCCGTCGGTGGTGCTGGTCGACGTGTTGGGCGGGTCCGCCCATCCCGGTCTGCCGCAGTCGGTCTGGCTGGTGGACGCCGGGCTGGGCAAGGGCTTCGACGATCCGCTGCAGGCCAAGCTCGGTGAGCGGCTGGCCCAGCTCACCGGCGGCGACCGGCAGCGGCCGGTCGTCTTCTACTGCCTGTCGGCGGAATGCTGGCTGTCCTACAACGCCTCGCTGCGGGCCGTGGCGCTCGGCTACCGCTCCGTCCTCTGGTACCGCGGTGGCATCGAGGCGTGGAGGGCGGCCGGACTGCCGATGGCGCCGGCTATTGGCGGCTGGTAG
- a CDS encoding ISL3 family transposase, translating into MLDTVLSLNLSLHSIGFLPGLHIIDQIDHGSPRITLRAQQTTVSAPCTACGTPSRRIHGSYWRSLGDLACFGRPTVLLVRVRRFRCTAPTCSRRTFAESLPGIAQRRGRQTDRLRSVHRSIGLALGGNPGARHATAMGMPISRTTLLHRVRAGGTKPIPPVTVLGVDDWAWRKGHRYGTILCDLERRRVIDLLPDRSADTLAAWLMMHPGISVVARDRAGAYAEGAARGAPEAIQVADRWHLLRNASDALRGVLEHHHRDLREAAQTAALKPEPLTLEENNSGPATASETERPLRAAERRSRAAQERRDARFAEVARLREQGMALKAIARTTGIERKTVRRWLRAGHAPTWRHAARATSILDPYRAHLEERWQAGCHNGAALWRDLKGQGFAGQYSVVRNWAMQRRREDPSLRKSTGPRRHSAATRVTEPPTPRRAVRLLTVDLDVLSEEDRQFVVSLRDHSPAIATAADLISRFTTMVKDKTPTMFDGWLREAEASALGPFAAGIRRDEDAVRAALTEPWSSGQVEGHVNRLKVIKRDMYGRAGFDLLRSRVLAHA; encoded by the coding sequence ATCCTTGACACGGTCCTCTCCTTGAACCTTTCCCTGCATTCGATTGGCTTTCTTCCTGGTCTCCATATCATTGACCAGATCGACCATGGCTCCCCACGCATCACGTTGCGCGCACAGCAGACGACGGTGTCGGCTCCCTGTACCGCGTGTGGGACGCCATCTCGGCGGATTCACGGTTCCTACTGGCGCAGCCTCGGCGACCTCGCGTGTTTCGGCCGCCCCACCGTCCTGCTGGTCCGGGTCCGTCGTTTCCGTTGCACGGCGCCGACCTGTTCCCGGCGGACCTTTGCCGAGTCATTGCCGGGCATCGCGCAACGGCGAGGCCGGCAGACCGACCGGCTGCGCTCGGTGCACCGGTCCATCGGCTTGGCCCTAGGCGGCAACCCTGGCGCCCGTCATGCCACGGCGATGGGAATGCCGATCAGCCGAACGACGCTGTTGCATCGCGTTCGCGCCGGCGGAACCAAGCCGATCCCTCCGGTCACTGTGCTGGGCGTGGACGATTGGGCTTGGCGTAAGGGGCATCGCTACGGCACGATCCTGTGCGATCTGGAGCGTCGGCGGGTCATCGACCTGTTGCCCGACCGCAGTGCCGACACCTTGGCGGCATGGCTCATGATGCACCCCGGCATCTCCGTCGTCGCCCGTGACCGCGCCGGCGCCTACGCCGAGGGGGCCGCCCGTGGTGCTCCCGAAGCGATCCAGGTCGCGGACCGGTGGCATTTGCTGCGAAACGCGAGCGACGCCCTGCGCGGGGTTCTCGAGCATCATCACCGCGATCTGCGCGAGGCCGCTCAAACGGCCGCCCTGAAACCGGAACCGCTGACGCTGGAGGAGAACAACTCGGGACCAGCCACTGCATCCGAAACCGAACGGCCGTTGCGAGCCGCAGAGCGGCGGTCGCGGGCTGCGCAGGAGCGCCGCGACGCCCGCTTCGCCGAAGTTGCGCGCTTGCGTGAACAGGGCATGGCGCTGAAAGCCATTGCCCGCACCACCGGGATCGAACGCAAGACGGTGCGCCGCTGGTTGCGGGCCGGCCATGCACCGACATGGCGCCATGCCGCTCGCGCGACCAGCATCCTCGACCCGTATCGCGCCCATCTGGAGGAGCGTTGGCAAGCCGGGTGTCACAATGGGGCAGCGCTCTGGCGCGACCTCAAGGGCCAGGGCTTTGCCGGACAATATTCCGTTGTGCGGAACTGGGCGATGCAGCGGCGGCGAGAGGACCCGAGCCTCAGAAAATCCACAGGACCGAGGCGTCACTCGGCGGCGACCAGAGTTACGGAGCCACCGACGCCTCGGCGGGCAGTGCGCCTGCTAACCGTCGACCTCGACGTGCTTTCCGAGGAGGACCGCCAGTTCGTCGTCTCCTTGCGGGACCACTCGCCCGCCATCGCCACCGCCGCCGACCTGATCAGCCGCTTCACGACGATGGTGAAGGACAAGACGCCGACCATGTTCGACGGCTGGCTGCGTGAGGCGGAGGCCAGTGCCCTGGGGCCGTTCGCCGCCGGCATCCGGCGCGACGAGGACGCCGTGCGCGCCGCGCTCACCGAGCCGTGGAGTAGCGGGCAAGTCGAGGGCCACGTCAATCGGCTCAAGGTCATCAAGCGGGATATGTACGGCCGTGCCGGCTTCGATCTCCTACGCAGTCGGGTCTTGGCTCACGCCTAA
- a CDS encoding ABC transporter substrate-binding protein — MDHTKFPRAQLYFNYDTPALKDKRVRLAIAHAIDLNRLLNVVYFGYGLVAPAAVSPELTRFTDPSIKPYPIDLAKANKLLDEAGFPKKADGTRLSLRLYCNPFNGQAAGDFVKQALGRIGIAVDFQFFDFSTYIQKAYTGREFDLTLESLSNTFDPTPGVQRVFWSKNFKIGLPFSNASHYENPEVDRLLEAAAVEPDVERRRQLWIDLQRFLYEDVAAVHLIAPAGVTLFSKKVKNHTLGVAGINASFADVYIEK; from the coding sequence ATTGATCACACAAAATTTCCAAGAGCCCAGCTCTACTTCAACTACGACACCCCGGCCCTGAAGGACAAGCGGGTGCGGCTGGCGATCGCCCACGCGATCGACCTCAACCGGCTGCTGAACGTGGTCTATTTCGGCTACGGCCTTGTCGCCCCGGCGGCGGTCAGTCCGGAGCTGACGCGCTTCACCGATCCGTCGATCAAGCCGTATCCCATCGACCTCGCCAAGGCCAACAAGCTGCTGGACGAGGCGGGCTTTCCGAAGAAGGCGGACGGCACACGGCTGTCGCTGCGGCTCTACTGCAACCCGTTCAATGGTCAGGCGGCCGGCGACTTCGTCAAGCAGGCGCTGGGCCGGATCGGCATCGCGGTGGATTTTCAGTTCTTCGACTTCTCCACCTACATCCAGAAGGCATACACCGGCCGCGAGTTCGACCTGACGCTGGAATCGCTGTCCAACACCTTCGACCCTACGCCAGGCGTGCAGCGGGTGTTCTGGTCGAAGAACTTCAAGATCGGGCTGCCCTTCTCCAACGCCTCCCACTACGAGAACCCGGAGGTCGACCGGCTGCTGGAAGCGGCGGCGGTGGAGCCGGACGTCGAGAGGCGCCGCCAGCTGTGGATTGACCTGCAGCGCTTCCTCTACGAGGACGTGGCGGCCGTGCACCTGATCGCGCCGGCCGGGGTCACCCTGTTCAGCAAGAAGGTCAAAAACCACACGCTGGGCGTTGCCGGCATCAACGCGAGCTTTGCCGACGTCTACATCGAGAAGTGA
- a CDS encoding acyl-CoA dehydrogenase family protein, whose translation MTATIVDARGNPDSWLAEAARLRALFAAESVVNDQDGGQPLAQIHALKNSGLLTIGVPVSHGGPGASWAVLLRIVRELAKADGSIAHLYGYHNNFLHGLLTMAAPDQQRDWMTSTLAGNWIWGNSVNTFSHSLFGRRDGNWWVLNGRRPFSSGSHVADALVIAWEDEVTDARHFAAITAGRQGLTIEHDWDGIGQRQTGSGTVTYTDVPIHVSEVLSNPALAGRPITTLGPLQQQSVLLNVFIGQAIGALEEARGYTLSKSRPWIHSGCERHVDDPWIKRVYGELHIRLRAAELLADAALDALSAAWAKGGALTAAERGEAAITVAAANVQAGDVALEVTQRIFEVMGARSATRTNGFDRWWRNVRTHTLHNPAEYKTRNVGHWFLTGEFPEPGTFQ comes from the coding sequence ATGACAGCAACCATCGTCGATGCGCGCGGAAATCCGGACTCCTGGCTGGCGGAGGCCGCGCGGTTGCGCGCCCTGTTCGCCGCGGAGTCGGTCGTCAACGATCAGGACGGCGGCCAGCCGCTTGCCCAAATCCATGCCTTGAAGAACAGCGGACTGCTGACCATCGGGGTTCCCGTCAGCCATGGCGGACCGGGAGCCTCCTGGGCGGTGCTGCTGCGCATCGTGCGGGAGCTTGCCAAGGCGGACGGGTCGATCGCGCACCTCTACGGCTATCACAACAACTTCCTGCACGGTCTGCTGACCATGGCGGCGCCCGACCAGCAGCGCGACTGGATGACCAGCACGCTGGCCGGAAACTGGATCTGGGGCAATTCGGTCAACACCTTCTCCCACAGCCTGTTCGGCCGGCGGGACGGCAACTGGTGGGTTCTGAACGGACGCCGGCCCTTCTCCTCGGGCAGCCATGTCGCCGACGCGCTGGTCATCGCCTGGGAAGACGAGGTTACCGATGCCCGCCATTTCGCCGCCATCACCGCAGGGCGGCAGGGGCTGACCATCGAGCACGACTGGGATGGGATCGGGCAACGCCAGACCGGATCCGGCACCGTCACCTACACCGATGTCCCGATCCATGTCAGCGAGGTGCTGTCCAATCCGGCGCTGGCCGGCCGGCCGATCACCACCCTGGGACCCCTGCAACAGCAGAGCGTCCTGCTCAACGTCTTCATCGGCCAGGCGATCGGCGCGCTGGAGGAGGCGCGCGGCTACACCCTCAGCAAAAGCCGTCCCTGGATCCATTCCGGTTGCGAGCGGCATGTCGACGATCCCTGGATCAAGCGGGTCTACGGCGAACTCCATATCCGGCTGCGCGCGGCGGAGCTGCTGGCCGACGCCGCTCTCGATGCGCTGTCCGCCGCCTGGGCGAAGGGGGGCGCGCTGACCGCGGCGGAACGCGGCGAGGCCGCCATCACGGTGGCCGCCGCAAACGTTCAGGCCGGTGACGTGGCGCTGGAGGTCACCCAGCGGATTTTCGAGGTGATGGGCGCCCGCTCGGCCACGCGGACCAACGGTTTCGATCGCTGGTGGCGCAATGTGCGCACCCACACGCTGCACAATCCGGCGGAATACAAGACCCGCAATGTCGGGCATTGGTTCCTGACCGGCGAATTCCCCGAACCCGGCACCTTCCAGTGA
- a CDS encoding ABC transporter permease, whose protein sequence is MTGSLRILKALRRSALQAVPTVLGIVILNFFLLRLAPGDAADVLAGEAGAATVETMAALKARFGFDLPLLQQLAGYLGNLAQFSLGHSPRYNMAVADLIAQRLPNTLLLMLLALGGALVFGIAAGAVMAAFAGRLADRVLSVAALLFYSIPGFWIGLMLIVLFSVKLGWLPSGGAETIGASHAGWAAVLDQARHLVLPAVSLALFYVAIYARLTRGAMLEVRAQDYVRTARAKGLPSAAVTVRHVLRNALLPVTTMAGVHLGGLMGGAVVVETVYSWPGLGRLAYEAVMGRDFNVLLGILLLSSLIVVAVNAVIDLLQAWLDPRIEVR, encoded by the coding sequence ATGACCGGTTCGCTGCGCATCCTGAAGGCCCTGCGCCGTTCGGCCCTGCAGGCGGTGCCGACCGTGCTGGGCATCGTCATCCTGAACTTCTTCCTGCTGCGGCTGGCCCCTGGCGACGCCGCCGACGTGCTGGCCGGCGAGGCAGGGGCGGCGACCGTGGAGACGATGGCGGCCCTGAAGGCCCGCTTCGGTTTCGACCTGCCACTGTTGCAGCAACTGGCCGGCTATCTCGGCAATCTCGCCCAGTTCAGCCTCGGCCATTCGCCGCGCTACAATATGGCGGTCGCCGACCTGATCGCGCAGCGGCTGCCCAACACGCTGCTGCTGATGCTGCTGGCGCTGGGCGGGGCGCTCGTCTTCGGGATCGCCGCGGGGGCCGTGATGGCCGCCTTCGCCGGGCGGCTGGCGGATCGGGTGCTGTCTGTGGCGGCGCTGCTGTTCTACTCGATTCCGGGCTTTTGGATCGGCTTGATGCTGATCGTGCTGTTCTCGGTCAAGCTGGGCTGGCTGCCCAGCGGCGGGGCGGAGACCATCGGCGCCTCCCATGCCGGCTGGGCGGCCGTTCTCGATCAGGCACGCCATCTGGTGCTGCCGGCGGTGTCGCTCGCCCTGTTCTATGTCGCCATTTACGCCCGTCTGACCCGTGGCGCGATGCTGGAAGTGCGGGCGCAGGATTATGTCCGCACCGCCCGTGCCAAGGGGCTGCCGTCCGCGGCGGTCACGGTGCGCCATGTGCTGCGCAATGCGCTGCTGCCGGTCACCACCATGGCCGGGGTGCATCTTGGCGGGCTGATGGGTGGCGCCGTGGTGGTGGAGACCGTCTATAGCTGGCCCGGCCTCGGCCGTCTTGCTTACGAGGCGGTGATGGGGCGCGATTTCAACGTGCTGCTCGGCATCCTGCTGCTGTCCTCCCTCATCGTGGTCGCGGTCAATGCCGTGATCGACCTGCTCCAGGCGTGGCTCGATCCACGCATCGAGGTACGATGA
- a CDS encoding ABC transporter permease — MMSSSENSLPRTAARAGRSEADQKPETTAEAPVWANIRAPDAMRAATADTERLVPVGRWRATRAYFANPTAVFGLLILATVLVAAALAPLLFPDDPLDMVGRPLVWPGEDAAFPLGTDALGRDVLAGLVHGARVSLLIGATATLVSVLAGVLIGAVAGYFGGRTDDVLVKLVEIFQTIPGFILLIVTVAIAQPTIPAITLAIALVSWPAVARLVRAEFRLLREKEMVMAARGLGYGHARIILREILPNALPPVIVMSSVTVATAILMESALSFMGLGDPNTISWGSMIGAGRDMLRTAWYLSAIPGLAIVFIVLALNLIGDGLNDALNPRLSGDR, encoded by the coding sequence ATGATGTCCAGTTCGGAAAACTCCCTGCCGCGTACCGCCGCCCGTGCCGGCCGCAGCGAGGCCGATCAGAAGCCCGAGACCACAGCCGAGGCGCCAGTCTGGGCCAATATTCGGGCGCCCGACGCGATGCGTGCGGCGACCGCCGATACCGAGCGGTTGGTTCCGGTCGGCCGCTGGCGGGCGACGCGCGCCTATTTCGCAAACCCGACCGCGGTGTTCGGCCTGCTCATCCTGGCAACCGTATTGGTCGCGGCGGCGTTGGCACCGCTGCTGTTCCCCGACGATCCGCTCGACATGGTCGGCCGTCCACTGGTCTGGCCGGGTGAGGACGCGGCGTTTCCGCTCGGCACCGACGCGCTCGGCCGCGACGTGCTGGCGGGGCTGGTCCACGGGGCGCGGGTCAGCCTGCTGATCGGCGCCACCGCGACCCTGGTCAGCGTGCTCGCCGGCGTCCTGATCGGTGCCGTCGCCGGTTATTTCGGCGGGCGCACCGACGATGTGCTGGTCAAGCTGGTGGAGATCTTCCAGACGATCCCCGGCTTCATCCTGCTGATCGTCACCGTCGCGATCGCCCAGCCGACGATCCCGGCGATCACGCTGGCGATCGCGCTGGTGTCCTGGCCGGCGGTGGCTCGGCTGGTCCGGGCGGAGTTCCGCCTGCTGCGGGAGAAGGAGATGGTGATGGCGGCACGCGGCCTGGGCTACGGGCACGCCCGCATCATCCTGCGGGAGATTTTGCCCAACGCCCTGCCGCCGGTGATCGTGATGTCCTCGGTCACGGTGGCGACCGCCATCCTGATGGAAAGCGCCCTGTCCTTCATGGGCCTGGGCGATCCCAACACGATCAGCTGGGGCTCCATGATCGGTGCCGGGCGCGACATGCTGCGCACCGCCTGGTACCTCAGCGCCATTCCGGGGCTCGCCATCGTCTTTATCGTGCTGGCGCTGAATCTGATCGGCGATGGGTTGAACGACGCGCTCAATCCGCGACTTTCGGGGGACCGTTGA
- a CDS encoding ABC transporter ATP-binding protein, which produces MASLLAASQPERLLSVEGLTVAFPRATPVRGLSFSVEARETVALVGESGSGKSLSALALLGLLPPTARIAAGRVSFAGRELTALPDRELRTLRGRDIAMIFQEPMTSLNPVLTLGQQIVEVLRLHEGLSRAAARRRAVELLGLVRIPEPQRRIDEYPHQLSGGMRQRGMIAIAVACRPKLLIADEPTTALDVTIQAQVLDLLDGLRRDLDMALLLITHDLGVVAEWADRVVVMYAGRKVEDAPYRSLLDAPLHPYTRGLLNASPRLEAEHHHSLGPLAEIPGSIASAAEEAGCAFAPRCPLAEAACRLRVPDLLAAAPDHLVACPVTIAHRTNPRHANPHHANQGVVHGPAVD; this is translated from the coding sequence ATGGCCTCGCTGCTTGCCGCCTCCCAGCCTGAGCGTCTGCTGTCGGTGGAGGGGCTGACCGTCGCCTTTCCCCGCGCCACCCCGGTCCGTGGCTTGAGCTTCTCGGTCGAGGCCAGGGAGACGGTGGCGCTGGTTGGAGAATCCGGATCGGGCAAATCGCTGAGCGCGCTCGCCCTGCTTGGCCTGTTGCCGCCGACCGCGCGGATCGCCGCCGGCCGGGTGAGCTTTGCCGGACGCGAACTGACCGCTTTGCCCGATCGCGAGCTGCGCACCCTGCGCGGCCGCGACATCGCAATGATCTTCCAGGAGCCGATGACCTCGCTGAACCCGGTGCTGACCTTGGGCCAGCAGATCGTCGAGGTGTTGCGCCTGCATGAGGGGCTGAGCCGCGCCGCCGCCCGTCGGCGGGCCGTCGAACTGCTCGGCCTCGTGCGCATTCCGGAGCCGCAGCGGCGGATCGACGAGTATCCCCACCAGCTTTCCGGCGGCATGCGTCAGCGGGGCATGATCGCCATCGCGGTCGCCTGCCGGCCGAAGCTGCTGATCGCCGACGAGCCGACGACGGCGCTGGATGTCACCATCCAGGCCCAGGTGCTCGATCTGCTCGACGGGCTGCGGCGCGACCTCGACATGGCGCTGCTGCTGATCACCCACGATCTCGGCGTGGTGGCGGAATGGGCCGACCGCGTCGTCGTGATGTATGCCGGCCGCAAGGTGGAGGATGCACCCTACCGGTCGCTGCTCGATGCCCCCTTGCATCCCTACACCCGCGGCCTGCTCAACGCCTCGCCGCGGCTGGAGGCGGAGCACCACCACTCGCTGGGGCCACTGGCCGAGATCCCCGGCAGCATTGCGTCCGCGGCGGAGGAAGCCGGCTGTGCCTTTGCCCCGCGCTGTCCGCTGGCCGAGGCTGCCTGCCGCTTGCGGGTTCCCGACCTGCTGGCGGCGGCCCCCGACCATCTGGTCGCCTGCCCGGTGACCATCGCCCACCGCACCAATCCCCGCCATGCCAACCCCCACCATGCCAACCAAGGTGTCGTCCATGGCCCTGCTGTCGATTGA
- a CDS encoding ABC transporter ATP-binding protein yields the protein MALLSIENLHTHYQAGGGMLRAVDGVSFDVAAGETVGLVGESGCGKSTLGKTLLRLVRPTAGRIVFDGQDVGSLSERALRQYRRNVQMVFQDPFGSLNPRHTVAEILGGPLAVHKLGNRRDRAGRVLDSLDRVGLPRDALKRYPHEFSGGQRQRLGIARALILQPRLVICDEPVSALDLSIQAQILNLLSRMKADLGLSYLFISHDLSVVRYFADRVLVMYLGRIVESGSWRSLWTRPLHPYTRALIEAVPNPQRRRHAAPLSGDLPSPRQIPAGCRFHPRCPLATDLCRREEPMMRDTGDGQAVACHHADLAPNPLPVAAE from the coding sequence ATGGCCCTGCTGTCGATTGAGAACCTTCACACCCATTACCAGGCCGGCGGCGGGATGTTGCGTGCGGTGGACGGCGTCTCGTTCGATGTGGCGGCCGGCGAGACGGTCGGGCTGGTCGGCGAGTCCGGCTGCGGCAAGTCCACCCTGGGCAAGACCCTGCTGCGGCTGGTCCGGCCGACCGCCGGACGCATCGTCTTCGATGGCCAGGATGTCGGCAGCCTGTCGGAGCGGGCATTGCGCCAGTATCGGCGGAATGTCCAGATGGTGTTCCAGGATCCGTTCGGCTCGCTCAACCCGCGTCACACGGTGGCGGAGATCCTCGGCGGCCCGCTGGCCGTCCACAAGCTGGGGAACCGCCGTGACCGGGCAGGGCGGGTGCTGGACTCGCTCGACCGGGTCGGCCTGCCGCGCGACGCGCTGAAGCGCTACCCGCATGAATTCTCCGGCGGCCAGCGCCAGCGGCTGGGCATCGCGCGGGCGCTGATCCTGCAGCCACGGCTCGTCATCTGCGACGAGCCCGTGTCGGCGCTCGACCTGTCGATCCAGGCCCAGATCCTGAACCTGCTGTCGCGGATGAAGGCCGATCTCGGGCTGTCCTATCTGTTCATCTCCCACGACCTGTCGGTGGTGCGCTATTTCGCCGACCGCGTGCTGGTCATGTATCTTGGCCGCATCGTGGAGAGCGGCTCCTGGCGCAGCCTGTGGACCCGGCCGCTGCACCCCTACACCCGCGCGCTGATCGAGGCGGTGCCCAACCCGCAGCGCCGCCGGCATGCGGCACCGCTGTCGGGCGATCTGCCGTCCCCTCGCCAGATCCCGGCCGGTTGCCGCTTCCATCCGCGCTGCCCGCTGGCGACCGACCTGTGCCGCCGGGAAGAGCCGATGATGCGCGATACCGGCGACGGGCAGGCGGTCGCCTGTCACCACGCCGACTTGGCACCGAACCCCCTTCCCGTCGCGGCGGAGTGA